In Apium graveolens cultivar Ventura chromosome 10, ASM990537v1, whole genome shotgun sequence, the following are encoded in one genomic region:
- the LOC141693203 gene encoding large ribosomal subunit protein eL13z-like, with product MKHNNVIPNGHFKKHWQNYIKTWFNQPARKTRRRNARQKKAVKTFPRPIAGPLRPIVHGQTLKYNMKVRAGRGFSLEELKAAAIPKKLAPTIGIAVDHRRRNRSLEGLQTNVQRLKTYKAKLVVFPRRPRKFKAGDSAPEELATATQVTGSYMPIAREKPAVELVKVTEEMKSFNAYSKLRAERTHERHLGARLKRAAEAEKEEKK from the exons ATGAAGCATAACAATGTTATTCCGAATGGTCATTTTAAGAAGCATTGGCAGAACTATATCAAGACCTGGTTTAACCAGCCAGCTCGCAAGACCAGGAGAAGAAACG CAAGGCAAAAGAAGGCTGTGAAGACCTTCCCTCGTCCTATAGCTGGGCCACTTCGTCCCATTGTTCACGGGCAGACACTCAAGTACAACATGAAAGTCAGGGCTGGCAGGGGATTTTCTCTTGAGGAGCTCAAG GCTGCAGCTATCCCAAAAAAGTTGGCTCCCACCATTGGCATTGCGGTTGATCATCGCCGCAGGAATCGCTCTCTGGAGGGcttgcaaacaaatgttcaaagGCTAAAGACATACAAGGCTAAGCTTGTCGTCTTCCCAAGACGTCCTCGCAAGTTCAAG GCTGGTGATTCTGCGCCTGAGGAGTTGGCAACTGCAACTCAAGTCACGGGCTCATACATGCCCATTGCTCGTGAGAAACCAGCTGTGGAGCTTGTCAAGGTTACAGAGGAGATGAAGTCATTCAATGCCTATTCCAAACTTCGTGCAGAGAGGACACATGAACGTCATCTTGGCGCTAGATTGAAGAGAGCTGCAGAAGCTGAGAAGGAAGAGAAGAAGTAG